A genome region from Neoarius graeffei isolate fNeoGra1 chromosome 21, fNeoGra1.pri, whole genome shotgun sequence includes the following:
- the crebl2 gene encoding cAMP-responsive element-binding protein-like 2 isoform X1 encodes MDDSKQMVGGKVKKPGKRGRKPAKIDLKAKLERSRQSARECRARKKLRYQYLEELVSSKERAICALREELEMYKQWCIAMDQGKIPSEIKALLTGDDQKGSQSNSATKTPKNGKYNSSGISQSKST; translated from the exons CAGATGGTTGGTGGAAAGGTGAAGAAACCAGGAAAACGTGGCCGAAAACCGGCAAAGATCGACCTGAAGGCGAAACTGGAACGCAGCAGGCAGAGTGCGCGAGAATGTCGAGCCAGGAAGAAGCTGCGCTACCAGTACCTGGAGGAGCTGGTGTCCAGCAAAGAGAGAGCCATCTGTGCCCTGAGAGAAGAACTAGAGATG tacAAGCAGTGGTGCATTGCCATGGACCAGGGAAAAATCCCATcggaaatcaaagctctcttaaCAGGAGATGATCAGAAAGGCTCACAAAGCAACAGTGCCACCAAAACACCCAAAAATGGCAAATACAACTCATCAGGCATCAGCCAGAGCAAATCGACTTAG
- the crebl2 gene encoding cAMP-responsive element-binding protein-like 2 isoform X2, with translation MDDSKMVGGKVKKPGKRGRKPAKIDLKAKLERSRQSARECRARKKLRYQYLEELVSSKERAICALREELEMYKQWCIAMDQGKIPSEIKALLTGDDQKGSQSNSATKTPKNGKYNSSGISQSKST, from the exons ATGGTTGGTGGAAAGGTGAAGAAACCAGGAAAACGTGGCCGAAAACCGGCAAAGATCGACCTGAAGGCGAAACTGGAACGCAGCAGGCAGAGTGCGCGAGAATGTCGAGCCAGGAAGAAGCTGCGCTACCAGTACCTGGAGGAGCTGGTGTCCAGCAAAGAGAGAGCCATCTGTGCCCTGAGAGAAGAACTAGAGATG tacAAGCAGTGGTGCATTGCCATGGACCAGGGAAAAATCCCATcggaaatcaaagctctcttaaCAGGAGATGATCAGAAAGGCTCACAAAGCAACAGTGCCACCAAAACACCCAAAAATGGCAAATACAACTCATCAGGCATCAGCCAGAGCAAATCGACTTAG
- the crebl2 gene encoding cAMP-responsive element-binding protein-like 2 isoform X3, whose protein sequence is MVGGKVKKPGKRGRKPAKIDLKAKLERSRQSARECRARKKLRYQYLEELVSSKERAICALREELEMYKQWCIAMDQGKIPSEIKALLTGDDQKGSQSNSATKTPKNGKYNSSGISQSKST, encoded by the exons ATGGTTGGTGGAAAGGTGAAGAAACCAGGAAAACGTGGCCGAAAACCGGCAAAGATCGACCTGAAGGCGAAACTGGAACGCAGCAGGCAGAGTGCGCGAGAATGTCGAGCCAGGAAGAAGCTGCGCTACCAGTACCTGGAGGAGCTGGTGTCCAGCAAAGAGAGAGCCATCTGTGCCCTGAGAGAAGAACTAGAGATG tacAAGCAGTGGTGCATTGCCATGGACCAGGGAAAAATCCCATcggaaatcaaagctctcttaaCAGGAGATGATCAGAAAGGCTCACAAAGCAACAGTGCCACCAAAACACCCAAAAATGGCAAATACAACTCATCAGGCATCAGCCAGAGCAAATCGACTTAG
- the gpr19 gene encoding probable G-protein coupled receptor 19, which yields MVYALPMDAAKPSLHTTLLTYLMPNSSERDNVSTLPGSSPTPVCNLDTPSFQPNSTRVSYELTPAEVTILGLIFGIFWLVSVLGNALVCLVIHRSRRTQSTTNYFVVSMACADLLLSLGCAPFLLLQVSSGYWPLSAAACKAVRYIQHLCPGVQVYVLLSICVDRFYTIVYPLSFKVSREKAKRMILASWLFDTAFVSPCLFFYGSPSSIAQRHCEFFLPGSWDGLAYALIHLLFGFLVPALLILSFYQRVVRYIWRISVDGRTVRRTMNIVPRTKVKTIKMFLMLNTVFLLTWMPFYVAQLWHPDVSAGPSRQGALFFVAVAWMSFSSTASKPTLYSVYNANFRRGMRETFCMSSMKCYRSNAYTITASSRIAKKNYVGVVDLPVPPKTLIKDSVYDTFDREAKEKKLAWPISVNPPNTFV from the coding sequence ATGGTGTACGCTTTGCCAATGGATGCTGCGAAGCCGTCTCTGCACACGACACTCCTGACATACCTGATGCCGAACAGTTCGGAGAGGGACAACGTGTCGACTCTCCCAGGCAGTTCACCCACACCTGTCTGCAATTTGGACACGCCCTCGTTCCAGCCTAACAGCACCCGGGTGTCCTACGAGCTCACTCCAGCAGAAGTGACCATTCTCGGGCTGATCTTTGGAATCTTTTGGTTGGTCTCAGTTCTAGGGAATGCTTTGGTGTGTCTGGTGATACACCGCAGCCGCAGAACTCAGTCCACTACAAATTACTTTGTGGTGTCTATGGCCTGTGCTGATTTGCTGCTGAGCTTGGGCTGCGCTCCGTTCCTTCTGCTCCAGGTCTCATCCGGGTATTGGCCCCTGAGCGCGGCAGCCTGCAAGGCAGTGCGTTACATCCAGCACTTGTGCCCTGGTGTGCAGGTCTACGTGCTTCTTTCCATCTGTGTGGATCGCTTCTACACGATCGTGTATCCACTAAGCTTCAAAGTGTCTCGGGAGAAGGCAAAACGCATGATTCTGGCTTCCTGGCTCTTTGACACAGCCTTCGTCTCGCCGTGCCTCTTTTTCTATGGATCTCCTTCATCAATTGCGCAAAGACACTGCGAATTTTTCCTTCCAGGATCTTGGGATGGTCTGGCCTACGCTCTGATTCACCTCCTGTTTGGGTTCCTGGTTCCAGCGCTTCTTATCTTATCCTTCTACCAGAGGGTCGTGCGCTACATCTGGCGGATTAGTGTGGACGGACGCACTGTGCGAAGGACTATGAACATCGTACCCAGAACAAAAGTGAAAACCATCAAGATGTTCCTGATGCTCAACACTGTGTTCCTCCTCACATGGATGCCTTTTTATGTAGCACAGCTTTGGCATCCTGATGTATCTGCTGGCCCCAGCAGGCAGGGGGCGCTGTTCTTTGTTGCAGTCGCATGGATGTCGTTCAGCTCCACTGCTTCGAAGCCAACGCTGTACTCGGTGTACAACGCCAATTTCAGACGAGGAATGAGAGAGACGTTCTGCATGTCGTCGATGAAGTGCTACCGGAGCAACGCGTACACCATCACCGCCAGTTCACGGATAGCGAAAAAAAATTACGTCGGTGTAGTAGACTTGCCTGTGCCGCCAAAAACTCTGATCAAAGATTCCGTTTATGACACTTTTGACCGTGAAGCGAAAGAGAAAAAACTAGCATGGCCTATAAGTGTCAACCCACCAAATACATTTGTATAG